The following coding sequences are from one Humulus lupulus chromosome X, drHumLupu1.1, whole genome shotgun sequence window:
- the LOC133804339 gene encoding transcription initiation factor TFIID subunit 5-like, with protein sequence MGDFILSSSADSTIRLWSTELNANLVCYKGHNYPVWDVQYSPVGHYFTSASHDRTARIWSMERIQPLQIMAGHLSDVDVSFSLTLLRVIKGN encoded by the exons ATGGGAGATTTTATACTTTCCTCTTCAGCCGATTCAACAA TTCGGTTATGGAGCACTGAACTAAATGCAAATCTTGTTTGCTACAAGGGTCATAATTACCCAGTATGGGATGTACAG TATAGTCCTGTAGGACACTATTTCACTAGTGCATCACACGACCGGACAGCAAGGATATGGTCTATGGAAAGAATACAACCTTTGCAAATAATGGCAGGGCATTTATCTGATGTTGATGTTAGTTTCTCTCTGACTCTATTACGTGTTATAAAAGGGAACTAG